One Thermoplasmata archaeon DNA window includes the following coding sequences:
- a CDS encoding DUF998 domain-containing protein: protein MERRGPLVHRAVRFGSLALLVAGILLLLANILPAISYSGFSATQTLLQSFGDPSQSPLAIVFDLVIVAFGIFLILGAWLIWSGLPVRGSRTVGLVLLMIGGLSAVLLGAFPASSPQNVANVNGAVTTALFVASGLALLILTLAMLRDRRWDGLRLYTLLSGIVVLISFFLYHQGYVGALGPGGAERIGLAALTLWLFAIGTRLVRIPVYSARFRTSTAF from the coding sequence ATGGAGCGACGGGGGCCGCTGGTCCACCGCGCGGTCCGCTTCGGGTCGCTCGCATTGCTCGTCGCCGGCATCCTCCTCCTGCTTGCGAACATCCTCCCCGCCATCTCCTACTCCGGATTCAGCGCGACCCAGACGCTCCTCCAATCCTTCGGAGATCCCTCCCAGTCTCCGCTCGCGATCGTCTTCGATCTGGTGATCGTCGCGTTCGGGATCTTCCTGATCCTCGGCGCGTGGCTGATCTGGAGCGGCCTCCCGGTGCGGGGCTCACGCACCGTCGGGCTCGTCCTGCTCATGATCGGCGGTCTTTCTGCGGTCCTCCTCGGGGCCTTCCCGGCGAGCTCGCCTCAGAACGTCGCGAACGTCAACGGCGCCGTGACGACTGCGCTCTTCGTCGCTTCGGGCCTGGCCCTTCTGATCCTGACCCTCGCGATGCTTCGGGACCGCCGGTGGGACGGACTGCGGCTGTACACCCTGCTGTCCGGGATCGTGGTGTTGATCTCGTTCTTCCTGTACCACCAGGGATACGTCGGCGCGCTCGGGCCCGGTGGCGCCGAGCGGATCGGCCTGGCGGCGCTGACCCTCTGGCTCTTCGCCATCGGGACCCGCCTCGTTCGGATCCCGGTGTACTCCGCCCGGTTCCGGACATCTACCGCTTTTTGA
- a CDS encoding GHMP kinase has protein sequence MQVVRSKAPLRISFAGGGTDVSPYPEEKGGAVLNCTIDKFAYATLDIEPDGKGETGVHSLDYDMKSRYATPDDLVYNGELDLVKAALRILRPSDPARPQSTDSLNMFLHSDAPPGTGLGSSSTMCVALVGAFQHYLREPWTQYEVAEIAYHIERNELGLRGGRQDQYAATFGGFNFMEFTKERAIVTPLKIHPEVANELAYRLLLCYTGTSHFSNDIIREQQRAYTAKARETVDALDATKKLAIDMKNELLRGNIDEMGRLLDEGWQLKKRFTSGISNPQIDGLYEKARAAGALGGKLLGAGGGGYLLFFCDFVRRAQVARAVNDAGGKVVDFSLEYSGLQSWTVRNPRRTGTNATSGIERS, from the coding sequence ATGCAGGTCGTTCGAAGCAAGGCGCCCTTGCGGATCAGCTTCGCCGGGGGCGGGACCGACGTCTCCCCGTACCCGGAAGAGAAGGGCGGTGCGGTGCTGAACTGCACCATCGACAAGTTCGCCTACGCTACCCTCGACATCGAACCCGACGGGAAGGGCGAGACCGGGGTCCACTCGCTCGACTACGACATGAAGAGCCGGTACGCCACGCCGGACGACCTCGTCTACAACGGCGAGCTCGATCTCGTCAAGGCCGCGCTCCGGATCCTGCGCCCGAGCGATCCCGCGCGACCGCAGTCGACCGACTCCCTGAACATGTTCCTGCATTCCGACGCCCCCCCCGGGACGGGTCTCGGGAGCTCCTCGACGATGTGCGTCGCGCTCGTGGGCGCGTTCCAGCACTACCTGCGCGAGCCGTGGACCCAGTACGAGGTCGCCGAGATCGCCTACCACATCGAGCGCAACGAGCTCGGCCTGCGCGGCGGACGCCAGGACCAGTACGCGGCGACGTTCGGGGGCTTCAACTTCATGGAGTTCACGAAGGAACGGGCGATCGTCACCCCGCTGAAGATCCACCCGGAGGTTGCGAACGAGCTCGCCTATCGTCTCCTCCTCTGCTACACGGGGACGAGCCATTTCTCCAACGACATCATTCGGGAGCAGCAGCGCGCGTACACCGCCAAGGCCCGAGAGACCGTCGACGCCCTGGATGCGACGAAGAAGCTCGCGATCGACATGAAGAACGAACTGCTCCGTGGGAACATCGACGAGATGGGCCGACTGCTCGACGAGGGGTGGCAGCTGAAGAAGCGGTTCACGTCCGGCATCTCCAATCCGCAGATCGACGGGCTGTACGAGAAGGCCCGCGCGGCGGGCGCGCTCGGAGGGAAGCTCCTAGGCGCCGGAGGGGGCGGCTACCTGCTGTTCTTCTGCGACTTCGTGCGGCGGGCGCAGGTCGCGCGCGCGGTCAACGATGCCGGAGGAAAGGTCGTCGACTTCTCGCTCGAGTATAGCGGCCTCCAATCCTGGACCGTGCGCAACCCGCGCCGAACGGGGACGAACGCGACCTCGGGGATCGAGCGATCCTAG
- a CDS encoding NUDIX hydrolase, producing MRASANRPPGRENTTIMARPPGPALTVDAVWIDRDRILLVQRGRPPFRGRWALPGGFVEMDETVEAAVARELHEETGLRARPRAIVGVYSGPHRDPRGSTTTVAFLMTGRSGAPKGGDDASTAAWVPLAEAHGLAFDHDDIVRDARRWYGRRFKKR from the coding sequence ATGCGAGCGTCGGCGAATCGGCCGCCCGGCCGGGAGAACACGACGATCATGGCTCGGCCTCCCGGACCCGCGCTCACCGTCGATGCGGTCTGGATCGATCGAGACCGCATCCTCTTGGTCCAGCGCGGCCGCCCCCCGTTCCGCGGAAGGTGGGCACTTCCGGGCGGATTCGTGGAGATGGACGAGACGGTGGAGGCGGCCGTGGCCCGGGAGCTCCACGAGGAGACCGGGCTCCGAGCACGCCCCCGAGCGATCGTGGGGGTCTACTCCGGGCCGCACCGCGATCCCCGCGGCTCGACGACGACCGTCGCCTTCCTCATGACGGGGAGATCCGGCGCACCGAAGGGCGGCGATGATGCGTCGACCGCGGCGTGGGTGCCCCTCGCGGAGGCGCACGGGCTCGCCTTCGACCACGATGACATCGTGCGCGATGCGCGCAGATGGTACGGGCGGCGCTTCAAAAAGCGGTAG